The following are from one region of the Salvia hispanica cultivar TCC Black 2014 chromosome 1, UniMelb_Shisp_WGS_1.0, whole genome shotgun sequence genome:
- the LOC125223892 gene encoding cell division control protein 48 homolog E-like — MSNKPESSDPNAKKDFSTAILERKKAANRLVVDEAINDDNSVVSLHPDTMEKLQIFRGDTILIKGKKRKDTVCIALAEDTCEQPKIRMNKVVRNNLRVRLGDVVSVHLCPDVKYGKRVHILPVDDTIEGVTGNLFDAYLKPYFLEAYRPVRKGDLFLVRGGMRSIEFKVVETDPSEYCVVAPDTEIFCEGEPVKREDEDRLDEVGYDDVGGVRKQMAQIRELVELPLRHPQLFKSIGVKPPKGILLYGPPGSGKTLIARAVANETGAFFFCINGPEIMSKMAGESESNLRKAFEEAEKNAPSIIFIDEIDSIAPKREKTHGEVERRIVSQLLTLMDGLKARAHVIVMGATNRPNSIDPALRRFGRFDREIDIGVPDEVGRLEVLRIHTKNMKLAEDVDLERISKNTHGYVGADLAALCTEAALQCIREKMDVIDLEDDSIDAEILNSMAVSNEHFQTALGTSNPSALRETVVEVPNVSWEDIGGLENVKRELQETVQYPVEHPEKFEKFGMSPSKGVLFYGPPGCGKTLLAKAIANECQANFISVKGPELLTMWFGESEANVREIFDKARQSAPCVLFFDELDSIATQRGSSVGDAGGAADRVLNQLLTEMDGMNAKKTVFIIGATNRPDIIDPALLRPGRLDQLIYIPLPDEESRYQIFKSCLRKSPISKDIDLRALAKYTQGFSGADITEICQRAVKYAIRENIEKDIEREKRRGENPEAMEEDVEDEVAEIKPAHFEESMKFARRSVSDADIRKYQAFAQTLQQSRGFGAEFRFEEQSRGVSAGAADPFAAGSVAADDDDLYS; from the exons ATGAGCAACAAACCAGAGTCCTCCGATCC CAACGCGAAGAAGGATTTTAGCACTGCGATTTTAGAGAGGAAAAAGGCGGCGAATCGGTTGGTGGTGGATGAGGCCATCAACGATGATAATTCCGTAGTTTCTCTTCACCCTGATACTATGGAGAAGCTCCAGATTTTCCGCGGCGACACAATTTTGATCAAG GGTAAGAAACGAAAAGATACTGTCTGCATTGCCCTTGCTGAGGATACCTGCGAGCAACCAAAGATTCGGATGAATAAGGTTGTCCGGAACAATCTCAGAGTTAGACTTGGAGATGTCGTTTCCGTGCACTTATGTCCTGATGTGAAGTATGGGAAGCGAGTCCACATTCTCCCTGTGGATGACACCATTGAAGGGGTTACTGGCAACCTTTTTGATGCTTACCTAAAAC CATATTTCCTAGAGGCATATCGGCCTGTGAGGAAAGGTGATTTGTTTCTTGTGAGGGGAGGAATGAGAAGCATAGAGTTCAAGGTTGTTGAAACTGATCCTTCGGAATACTGTGTTGTTGCCCCTGATACGGAAATCTTTTGTGAGGGAGAGCCTGTAAAAAGGGAGGATGAGGATAGGTTGGATGAAGTTGGTTACGATGATGTTGGCGGTGTTCGTAAACAGATGGCTCAGATTCGTGAATTGGTAGAACTGCCGCTAAGGCACCCACAGCTTTTCAAGTCAATTGGAGTGAAGCCTCCGAAAGGAATTCTGCTTTATGGTCCTCCTGGATCCGGGAAAACCTTGATTGCCCGGGCTGTGGCCAATGAGACTGGTGCTTTCTTCTTCTGTATTAATGGACCAGAAATAATGTCAAAAATGGCAGGAGAAAGTGAAAGCAATCTCAGGAAGGCCTTTGAGGAAGCTGAGAAGAATGCGCCttccattatatttattgatgaaattgaCTCCATTGCGcccaagagagagaaaacccATGGAGAAGTAGAAAGGAGGATTGTGTCCCAACTCCTGACATTAATGGATGGACTCAAGGCTCGCGCTCATGTTATTGTGATGGGTGCTACGAACCGTCCCAACAGCATAGACCCTGCTCTGAGAAGGTTTGGGAGGTTTGATAGGGAAATAGACATAGGCGTTCCTGATGAAGTAGGGCGCCTTGAGGTTCTTCGTATCCACACAAAGAACATGAAACTTGCTGAAGAT GTTGATTTGGAAAGAATTTCCAAGAATACACATGGCTACGTTGGTGCCGATTTAGCTGCTTTGTGCACTGAGGCTGCCCTTCAATGCATTAGGGAGAAGATGGATGTGATCGACTTGGAAGATGACTCCATTGATGCCGAGATACTGAACTCCATGGCTGTCAGCAATGAGCACTTCCAGACTGCTCTTGGAACGAGCAACCCCTCTGCTCTGCGTGAAACG GTTGTTGAAGTGCCCAATGTTAGCTGGGAAGACATTGGAGGGCTTGAGAATGTCAAGCGGGAGCTACAAGAG ACCGTTCAATATCCAGTTGAGCATCCCGAGAAGTTTGAGAAATTTGGAATGTCACCCTCGAAAGGAGTTCTTTTCTATGGTCCTCCTGGATGTGGAAAAACTTTGCTAGCCAAGGCTATCGCGAACGAATGCCAGGCAAACTTCATCAGTGTCAAGGGGCCTGAACTGCTCACTATGTGGTTTGGAGAGAGTGAGGCCAATGTAAGAGAGATTTTCGACAAGGCTCGCCAGTCTGCTCCTTGCGTCttattttttgatgaattggACTCCATTGCTACTCAG AGAGGAAGCAGTGTAGGAGATGCTGGTGGCGCTGCGGATCGTGTGTTAAATCAACTCCTAACAGAAATGGACGGAATGAATGCTAAGAAGACTGTCTTCATCATTGGTGCCACCAACAGGCCCGACATCATCGATCCTGCCCTCCTCCGCCCTGGCCGTCTTGATCAGCTCATCTACATCCCTCTTCCTGATGAGGAATCGCGCTACCAAATCTTCAAGTCGTGTTTGAGAAAGTCACCTATCTCCAAAGACATCGACCTAAGAGCCCTTGCTAAGTACACTCAAGGATTCAGCGGCGCTGATATCACCGAGATATGTCAGCGTGCAGTCAAGTATGCCATCAGAGAAAACATCGAAAAG GATATCGAGAGGGAGAAACGGAGAGGCGAGAACCCCGAGGCTATGGAGGAAGATGTCGAGGACGAGGTGGCAGAGATCAAACCTGCACACTTCGAGGAATCGATGAAGTTTGCTCGGAGGAGTGTGAGCGACGCTGACATACGCAAGTACCAGGCGTTTGCTCAGACCCTCCAGCAGTCGAGGGGATTCGGAGCAGAATTCCGATTTGAGGAGCAGAGCAGGGGGGTCTCTGCGGGAGCTGCCGACCCTTTTGCAGCAGGCTCTGTTGCAGCTGATGACGATGATCTCTACAGTTAA
- the LOC125194482 gene encoding uncharacterized protein LOC125194482 gives MVSSRAGGSGGGASDSDSENELDSAVEGAIDRLLRQRQQAAVPRPIHRRHYVPRDYIAAHIRLYQDYFAPQPRFGDALFRRRFRMHRPLFMHIVGALERRYEYFRIREDAAGKPGHTPLQKCTAAIRQLAYGGPADMFDEYLHIGESSAIECLQNVCAGVRAIFGDRYLRSPSPEDCQQLINMHGSVHGFPGMLGSIDYLVQIEKYQTNVQSMILINGIRTHNNSD, from the exons ATGGTTAGTAGTCGTGCGGGTGGTAGTGGCGGGGgcgctagtgatagtgatagtgAGAATGAATTGGATTCCGCTGTGGAAGGGGCGATTGATCGATTGCTACGGCAGAGGCAGCAGGCGGCGGTACCTCGGCCGATCCATCGGCGACATTATGTACCCCGGGACTACATTGCTGCACATATTCGGTTGTATCAGGACTACTTCGCTCCGCAGCCGCGTTTTGGGGATGCCTTATTCCGGCgacgttttaggatgcatcgtccgctgtttatgcatatcgtGGGTGCTTTAGAGCGAAGATACGAGTATTTCAGGATCAGGGAGGATGCGGCTGGCAAACCCGGGCACACGCCCTTACAGAAGTGCACTGCCGCAATTAGGCAACTGGCGTACGGAGGCCcggccgacatgttcgacgagtacctccacattggCGAGTCGTCAGCCATCGAGTGTCTGCAGAATGTTTGCGCGGGCGTTAGAGCGATATTCGGGGATCGCTATCTTCGGAGTCCGAGCCCCGAAGACTGCCAGCAGCTGATAAATATGCACGGGTCGGTGCACGGGTTCCCTgggatgttgggcagcatagatt ATTTAGTTCAAATcgaaaaatatcaaactaatgtgcAGTCGATGATCCTAATAAATGGTATCAGAACCCATAATAACTCTGATTAG